A segment of the uncultured Desulfobulbus sp. genome:
AAACCCGCCTACCTGCATTGTGGATCATTGTCGATGATGGCTCAACCGACCGCACCCCTGAAATACTAGCTGACTATTCTGCAAAAAATGCCTTCATCAAGATTATCACGCGCGACAACCGTGGTCATCGTAGCGTAGGCCCTGGCGTTATTGATGCTTTTTACGCAGGTTACGAGACGATAGACATCAGTCACTTCGATTTCCTCTGTAAACTCGACTTGGACCTCGAACTTCCTCCAGGCTACTTTGAGGAATTGTTGCAACGAATGCACGCAGAACCCCGCCTTGGTTGCTGTAGCGGCAAGCCGTATTATATTGACCCCACAAATGGTCAATTAGTCAGCGAAAAATGTGGCGATGAGAATGCCATAGGTGCCAGCAAATTTTACCGCAAAAATTGTTTTTTACAAATTGGTGGATTTACCCGGCAGGTGATGTGGGATGGCATTGATGGCCATTTCTGCCGCATGCTAGGGTGGATTGCCAGAAGCTGGGATGCCCCCGAACTCCGCTTTCTTCATCTTCGCCCAATGGGATCAAGCCACAAAGGCATCCTTACCGGACGAATGCGGCACGGGTTCGGACAATATTACATGGGCACCGGTTTGACATACATGATCGTTTCAGCCTTGTACCGCATGACTCGGCCCCCATTCTTTATTGGAGGACTGGCTATGCTTTGGGGCTATATCCGCAGCATGGCAGCGGGCGCCGAACGGCTTGATAACCCTGAATTTCGTCTATTCTTAAGACGTTATCAACGGATATGTCTTCTCCGCGGAAAAAAATTGGCGACCGCCCAATTCGACCGCGAAGGCGCAAGCCGCTGGAACCCAAATTAGCAGCTATGCCGCCGTGCATTTTCGACAATAGGGCACATCTCCAGACTTTCTCCGGGCCAGTGAAAGCTAAGCAGTGAAGACCTGGGACTGTACTCACCGTTGATGATTTTCTGATATTCTGATCTTACGCATTGAAATTTGAACTACGTCCACGTTGTATTCACTGCTGTTCTTGTTTCAAATTGCTAGCATTTTCCATCATCTCTTCACAATTTATCTTGTTAGAAATACAAGAAAAAAACCATTAGACTTGCATTCGCATAATTACGCTGGTTTTCTTGTCCATGGATACCAACCGGGTCCTGCAAGAGACAAAGCCCTTGTTTCTTACTCATTAAGTTACCATCTACGATTCAAGATTAAAAATATCAATTAACAAGATTCATAATTATGATTCATCTACAACACATAAAAGAACAGCTCAACGTTTACAAATATATTTTATAAAAATTCGTGATAAACTTATAAATTATCATACTCCTCTATGTTTTTATATATGATGATTCCCTGGGCGTATCTTTCGTGAAGCAATGTGCTCTATATATAATTTCGCTAAACATAGCTTTCCGGTATATTTTCTGTGAAAAATAGATTGCCAGTTCTAGATGGTTGGCGCGGCATTGCTATTCTGCTTGTCCTTTTCGGACATTTGCTGCCACTAGGGCCTAAAATGTGGCATATGAATGCCACCATAGCTGCAACGGGGATGGTAATTTTTTTTAATTTGTCCGGTTTTTTGATCACCAATATTCTTCTTCATAATCAAAATATTGTAACATTTCTTACGAAAAGATTTATACGTATAGTTCCATTGGCCTGGCTAACATTGGCAATCACATTTTCCTTAACTCCTGTCGATCCAAAAGTATTTCTCCCCCATTTTTTGTTTTATGCTAATTGGGGGTCACCCATGTCACTAATAGGACCGACTAGCCACTTCTGGAGTCTCTGCTTAGAGATGCAATTCTACACTGCTATTGCAGGACTTGTTTTAATTTTTAAGAAAAAATCTTTATATATACTTCCTCTATTTTGCTTAGTTATCACTATGTACCGGTGGTACAACGAAGTCGGTATTGCCATCAACACCTATTATCGTCTTGATGAAATTTTAGCCGGTTGTACCCTGGCCCTGATCTTTGATAGCAGCCACACGCGCATCAAAGCATTTTTGTCCAAGTGCAACCCTTTTCTCCTTTTTCTACTCGTTCTGATTTCCGCTCACCCACAGGGAGGAATTTTCATGTATTTTCGCCCATATTTTAGCATGGCCATGGTTGGAACTACATTATTTAATGAACGGCCGGCCATACTCAACCAATGGCTGACGGGGAAGTTTCTTTTATACATTGCCACTATTTCATATGCCCTCTATGTCATTCATGGTGGCCTTCGTTATACATGGCTGGCAGAAGGAGACAAGGTGATACGATATCTCAAACGCCCCCTTTTTTTCTTGGTCACATTTGCGCTTTCCCATCTTTCAACCTTTTACTTTGAAAAAAAGTGGATTGCCTTTGGAAAAAAAATCACAATCGGGCACACTAAAATTATCCAATGACGAAAAAATGATAATTTTCATGAAGGTCAAAACGGGACAAGCTGAACGCTGAAAAAGCAGCAAGTCAGGGAGCTCGAAACATAGTTTCGAGCGCTCTTTACCGAAGCAACAAAAGAGGTTTGAGCCACCTGGTCTCAAGCAGCATTTGGGGGTAAGTTTACTGTGCCGCAGATGAAACGTATCGCCTATCTAGCACCTGAAATCCCTGCCCTCTCAGCCACCTTTGTCTATAATGAAATTTTGGCACTCCAAGAGGAAGGGTATGAGATTGTGTCAATTTCTGTTCACCCACCAGGGAGCCCGGCGACAGATAGTCGAGTTGAATCTCTGCATAAAAAAACGCATTATCTTTACAAAAAAGGCACGCTCTATTTTGTATTTTCTGCTATAGGTCAGCTAGTTACTACACCACGGAAATTTTCCAGGACTTTCCGACTTCTGCTTCAAGATCTCAACACCGTACGATCAGATGTGCGGCTTTGCTGCGGGCTCATCTACCGTTTTTGCGCGGCATGTGCAGTGGCCCGCATATTGCGCCAAGAACATTGCTCGCATATCCATGCACATTTCGCGCATGTTCCAACCGACATAGCCATGTACGCAGCAACGCTGGCCGGCATTTCCTTCAGCTTCACCTCACATGCGAATGACCTGTTTGAACGGAGGTGGTTGCTGGCTGAAAAGATTTTACGAAGCAAGTTTGCAGTTACCATTTCCAATTTCAACCGAGAATTCATGATAAACCAGGGAGGCAATCCCGATAAAATTCACGTCATTTATTGCGGTGTCGACGTCTCCCGCTTCACACCGGCACAACGGCCAGAATCTGCAGCTCCGTTCGTCATTGGCAGCCTAGGGAGGATGGTTGAAAAAAAAGGCTTTGACATTCTATTGAAAGCTGTGAAGGTAATAAAAGACCAGGGAAAAGATATCAGCCTCATCATCGCTGGTGATGGACCACTTAACCCAAAACTACATGCCATTACCGAGGAACTTTCCCTCCCTGGGTTTGTTGAATTCGCTGGTTCCATCAACTACGAACAAGTTCCAACTTGGTTACATTCCCTTGACTTATTCGTACTCCCTTGTCAGCAAGATACTCATGGAGATATGGACGGCATTCCGGTTGTGCTTATGGAGGCAATGGCTGCTGGGGTTCCTGTCGTCTCGACAAATATCTCCGGCATTCCAGAATTAATCCACCATGAACATAACGGATTATTATTCGATCAAAGATCTTTAGATTCACTCGTAAGCTGTATTACGATTTTGCAATCCAACCCTGAAATGCGCAAACTATACGCGATAAATGGACGACAAAAGATCATCACCGATTTTAACAACCAGATTAATGTTAGAAAGTTATCCTATTTGTTACAGGAAATTTATCCGAAACCCAACAACGGCTCGCATATTGCGTAAAAAAGGCGCGCCAAAAAGAAATTCCCCTTTAAGCCAGCGCCTCACTCTCTTAAATCATATAAGGTAGGACTCGTCATGCTTATTAAAATTATTCCACCGACTGTTATATTATCCTATGGGAAAATTCTACAAATGAACGTCTTTTCTTGTAAAAATTATCTCGCCCGCAACATCTTTACAAAAATTTTACCATTCACCCTTGCGCTTGTTCCTACTCTCACTTATTCATCGCCGCTTAACTTGCAAAAGAATGCAGAAGGATGGACGATTTTTTCCCCATCTATTGACAGTCGAATAGTTTACATATCAAGTACCTCGGGGGACGACTCGACATGCACTTATCATTTACCGGGCACTGTGGGTGCAGATGTATTTTACCCATCCTCTGCTACGCCATGCGCCACCTACAAGAAGGCATTAACTTTCGCACGAGAGGGCTATCCCGATTGGATTTTGTTTAAAAGGGGGGAAACGTTCACCATTGATATTTCAGGAGCCCAAAGTGGTCTATACGCTGTTGTCCCAACAAGCGGAAGAGGGGCGGCTGAGCCGTCATTTACCGGGGCTTATGGTGGGAATGGAGCAAGCCCAATAGTCCAGATTGATGCTGGGGTTGGTCAGGCAATAAGAATTCAAAGGGGATCACCAAATTGGATTGCAGTTGCAAATTTGGATTTTTATTCCTTCACACGCGATCCATCTAATTCCGGCTATGTATCACCAACAGGTAATCAATTGGGAATGTTTATATTCGATGGAAATTCAACTACAACGCATTACAACGGTTTATTAATTGAAGGCTGCAAATTCAGGTATTTTGATGATAACATGGTAACATCTACTACTGTTGCTATTCCAGATCTCGCAATACGTAGGAATTTATTTCTTGACAGTTATGCAGGTGGTGGGCAAAGCCATAACCAGGGGCTCTTACTAACCAAACAAAATGCGACGCTGGAGGAAAACATTTTTATACATAATGGGTGGCTTGTTCCTGCTGGTGGCGGGACAGGTGAGGCAACCATTTTTAATCATAATGTCTATACATCTTCTCCATTTGGGGCAACCTACACGAATAATATTTTCATTCAAGGCAGTAACATGAACACAAAGTTTACTGCAGATGCTTATGATTATTTAGCACATAGTAACACATCGCCAATTCTCATCGATGGCAATCTGTATATTGACGGGCAACAGGGAATTGGCTTTGGTAATAACACTGTTGGAAATACCTATCCATTTAAAAATGTCTCTATCAGTAACAATGTGTTCACTAATATTGGCCGTCAAAATAACCTCCAGGGAATTTCTTGGGGGATTGATATGGGCTACGACACTACAACTGCTGAAATAAGTAACAACCTATTTCTAAATCAGGCTGATCCAACTGTAAATAACGGAAATTTTATTTTTTGCATGGCGGGAATATTAACTGACATTTCAGTACATGACAATATTTCGTACAACGTACTTAATACTACCTGGATGCGAGGATTTGCAAAAGGATCACAAAATTCGACAGGATCAACCAAAACGAATGTTAATTTCTACAACAACAAACATTCAACTACTTCTGCCGGATATTTTGTAGACACTAATAGCGTATCTGGATATTCATTCACAGCAAATTCCTATTATGGGGATAAATCTTCCCTGGCATTGTTCCGTGTCGCATCTACTCAATACTCGCTCTCCGACTGGCAATCATTGAGCAAAGATACATCAACTGTTGCACCGCCATCATTCCCTGAACCAACACGCTCAATTGAAACATACATGACCTCGCTTGGTGAAAATGGATCCATCGATGCATTTATTACAAAGTGTCGTGCTCAAGATCGGTATAATTGGGATCCCCGATTTACAGCACAAAACGTAAACCAATGGATACGTGGAGGCTTTGCGGAAATTGCTCCCCCAATTGACTTTAAGCTTTCCAACTAAAGCAGAATACGCGAAGATCTTTGCACCTGAAGCCACGCTAGCCACAAGTGAGATGGCAACGCTCGTGTCCATCCGTACTGGTGCCACTACCACTGTGCCAGGAGAGAGGGAGGGGGCATAAAATCTGAAAAAGAGTGATTTTGAGAATGCAGATTAGTTCGACCGGCACGACCTGTGGGGCCCGGGCAATGCCAACCGCCCCCTCCACGCTACGAGACCACTTCTCACCTCAATCTAAGATTCTGCTGCAGGGTAGGAAAACAAATGCCGAAATTTAAGCCTATTAGCAAGATACACAAGAATAAAAGGGCCGACTAAGCCGGCAATTACCGCACCGAAGAGATGAATACCCAATGAAGTGATACCAAGCAATTTTAGGCAAACGATACGGTATCCAGCAGAAAAAATTGTATGCGCAACAAATATTTCGAGAGATTTCTCCCCAAGGAGAGCAAATAAGCCAGCTAAAAACGGCGCATTTCGCTGGAGCAATTCGACCATTAACAGCGAAAGATAGATGCCAGGAGCGGCAAAGATTGGAACGAGCCAGGCAGCTATTTCCATGTGCAAATTTTCTTTCCACATGGGAATCATTGCAGTCAAGATAAAGGTGATAAGCATAAGGAGAAGCAATCCATCCGTCCGACGGAGGTTGCGAAATGGTGCAGAGAGTAAAACAGGAGAGAAAACGATTCCAGCTGCAAAATAAATGAAATTGTTAGCGACAAAATTAATTGGTAGCCAAGATTGAACGCTTCCCACTCGGAAAAATACAAATAGGAAAACACCTGCGCTCAAAAAAAACGCTGGTTGGTTTGTACATTGGCGCAGAATGATAAAAAAAATGAAAATAAAGAATAGGGCATATAAAAACCAATACTGCATTACCGGTACAAATGGAATAAGCAGGATATCTTTTACTTCTATAGAGTTTGTCGTGCTTCCTGATAATATAAGTTGTAAAATTGATTGAATAAGCGACCAGAGAAGGTAGGGGTAAGCAATCGTACGTAATTTCCCTCCTACAAATTCCCTGAAAGGCTTACATGAGGATTGTAACGCGAAAATACCAGCTAGAAAAAAAAACGCGGGCATGTGAAAGGAATATATCCACGAATCAACAGCATGATAGAGAGATTTTTCACAGAGTATATTGTTATTGAATACAGCTCGCCAGGCGTGTCCAAAAACGACAAGTAGTATGAGGAGCCCCTTAGCGGTGTCAATGAATTCGTAACGCTGCTTTCGCAATTCGTTGTTGCTTGCCATAATGTGTTAGGCAGTTAATGCATCGTAATTCAGCCGAAAAATTCCCAAATACTAGTCTACTGTTAACAGCTTGGCAATTTCACAACACTCACCTTGGTAAAGGTATAACCTTTTGCAGCTTACCTACATTTGTCGTTCTCGTAAAAAGGCCCGAGAACGACGTTTCGAGCTTCGCAAGTTGCTGATTTCACGATGCGTGACATTCAGGCTTTTGACTTTTTACGAAGCCATCACATTTGCAATGGCTGATTTACGAACTCCAATAATAAAGGGTAAGCGGTCCGGATGAATTCCACCACCCTTTTCTTCGTGACTTCATAATCGGCTGTTCCAATAAACGGTGTTGATACTCGAACAAATCCGTGCTTGGGGTCATTGAACATCAATTTATTGTACCCCATATCAATTTTATTTCGATATACTTGAACATTCGCCTTTTCCCTTGCTTGATGCCAATACAAAACTAATTCTTGCTGCTGACCTAGCGAGGTTACAATCTCTTCGTAAATAATTTTATGTTCACCTATTTGCAGGACATGAGTTTTCGGCTTTTTGTCGACCTGCCACCCATGACTGGGATAGCACACCAAAGGAGAATGAGCCGCATATGCTTTACTGGACGTGTAATAATATCCAACATATAATGTCACTGGACCATCCTTATTCAAATATGTTTTGAATAGATAATCATCCAACTTGAGCATTGAATAGGCCTCGGCCCCTAACTCAATATCACTGGATGTTTTGTAACCAGGTATTTCTTTAAGATAGTTTTTAAGAGGAACAGCTTTTGCCGTAGTTGTGGGAGCATTATATAAATAAACGAACAAACTAGAGCTTATAAAAAGCACTATCAGCACAAACAGCTTCACGA
Coding sequences within it:
- a CDS encoding glycosyltransferase family A protein → MKNNYVLISPCRNEEQFMQRTLNSVLAQTRLPALWIIVDDGSTDRTPEILADYSAKNAFIKIITRDNRGHRSVGPGVIDAFYAGYETIDISHFDFLCKLDLDLELPPGYFEELLQRMHAEPRLGCCSGKPYYIDPTNGQLVSEKCGDENAIGASKFYRKNCFLQIGGFTRQVMWDGIDGHFCRMLGWIARSWDAPELRFLHLRPMGSSHKGILTGRMRHGFGQYYMGTGLTYMIVSALYRMTRPPFFIGGLAMLWGYIRSMAAGAERLDNPEFRLFLRRYQRICLLRGKKLATAQFDREGASRWNPN
- a CDS encoding exosortase C-terminal domain/associated protein EpsI, translating into MKLFVLIVLFISSSLFVYLYNAPTTTAKAVPLKNYLKEIPGYKTSSDIELGAEAYSMLKLDDYLFKTYLNKDGPVTLYVGYYYTSSKAYAAHSPLVCYPSHGWQVDKKPKTHVLQIGEHKIIYEEIVTSLGQQQELVLYWHQAREKANVQVYRNKIDMGYNKLMFNDPKHGFVRVSTPFIGTADYEVTKKRVVEFIRTAYPLLLEFVNQPLQM
- a CDS encoding glycosyltransferase, which translates into the protein MKRIAYLAPEIPALSATFVYNEILALQEEGYEIVSISVHPPGSPATDSRVESLHKKTHYLYKKGTLYFVFSAIGQLVTTPRKFSRTFRLLLQDLNTVRSDVRLCCGLIYRFCAACAVARILRQEHCSHIHAHFAHVPTDIAMYAATLAGISFSFTSHANDLFERRWLLAEKILRSKFAVTISNFNREFMINQGGNPDKIHVIYCGVDVSRFTPAQRPESAAPFVIGSLGRMVEKKGFDILLKAVKVIKDQGKDISLIIAGDGPLNPKLHAITEELSLPGFVEFAGSINYEQVPTWLHSLDLFVLPCQQDTHGDMDGIPVVLMEAMAAGVPVVSTNISGIPELIHHEHNGLLFDQRSLDSLVSCITILQSNPEMRKLYAINGRQKIITDFNNQINVRKLSYLLQEIYPKPNNGSHIA
- a CDS encoding acyltransferase, with the protein product MKNRLPVLDGWRGIAILLVLFGHLLPLGPKMWHMNATIAATGMVIFFNLSGFLITNILLHNQNIVTFLTKRFIRIVPLAWLTLAITFSLTPVDPKVFLPHFLFYANWGSPMSLIGPTSHFWSLCLEMQFYTAIAGLVLIFKKKSLYILPLFCLVITMYRWYNEVGIAINTYYRLDEILAGCTLALIFDSSHTRIKAFLSKCNPFLLFLLVLISAHPQGGIFMYFRPYFSMAMVGTTLFNERPAILNQWLTGKFLLYIATISYALYVIHGGLRYTWLAEGDKVIRYLKRPLFFLVTFALSHLSTFYFEKKWIAFGKKITIGHTKIIQ
- a CDS encoding acyltransferase family protein; its protein translation is MASNNELRKQRYEFIDTAKGLLILLVVFGHAWRAVFNNNILCEKSLYHAVDSWIYSFHMPAFFFLAGIFALQSSCKPFREFVGGKLRTIAYPYLLWSLIQSILQLILSGSTTNSIEVKDILLIPFVPVMQYWFLYALFFIFIFFIILRQCTNQPAFFLSAGVFLFVFFRVGSVQSWLPINFVANNFIYFAAGIVFSPVLLSAPFRNLRRTDGLLLLMLITFILTAMIPMWKENLHMEIAAWLVPIFAAPGIYLSLLMVELLQRNAPFLAGLFALLGEKSLEIFVAHTIFSAGYRIVCLKLLGITSLGIHLFGAVIAGLVGPFILVYLANRLKFRHLFSYPAAES